The genomic window AAAAAAGATCAAACAAGGTGGCGCTTTCAGCAACACCCGCATGCAGGACGGATTCATCATTACCAGTATCAATGGTGTGGAAATATCCAGCATTGAACAACTCAACCGGGCCGTCAGCAGCTTCCGTGGCGAAACCATGCAACTGGAAGGAATTTACCCCGGCTACGACGGAATCTACCGCTACCCGCTGAATCTGGCTGACTAAACCCGCAGAACCCAGGCAGACATTTTTAAAAACCGCATCAACCATGCGGTTTTTTTTATGGCCCGCCGGAAATGGACATCCGCAATGCAGTAGAGACGGGACGCATCCCGTCTCTACGTCCGCATTCACGGAAATGCATTTTCACAATC from Candidatus Hydrogenedentota bacterium includes these protein-coding regions:
- a CDS encoding serine protease, giving the protein ITYRRNGEEKTTSAVLSANTGTYEKIASGFNDKLGADLETLDKKLAEKYEIEGGVVVKKIKQGGAFSNTRMQDGFIITSINGVEISSIEQLNRAVSSFRGETMQLEGIYPGYDGIYRYPLNLAD